In Chelmon rostratus isolate fCheRos1 chromosome 21, fCheRos1.pri, whole genome shotgun sequence, the genomic window CTTcaaaccaaactccattcaaaaagTTACAATTTATACCCACCCAACGATCCTCAGTGAGGCCTGCAGAGGGGGTGTGCCATGTCATATCATTCACTACAATATTTTCAATATGATAAAAATTTCGCAGCACGCAGCAACAAGCATGGCTGAAAGCTGACTTAGCATTGCTACAGCTCCgtagctggaggagaggagttaGTTCAACAAACAGGAGCGACTAAAGTCATGTGGAGGTGGTCTGGGTACAAAAGATCAGGCATCTGTTGCTCCAGCTATACGCAAGTTCTCACTCACGATAGGCTGCAGGCGCCACATTAAATGACACAATGTTTGGTTGCACCGCGGAGACGAAAGGCTCACCTGAACTAATCTGGCCCAAACTCACCAACATATTGTCGCAGAAAATAACTGTGTTCAATCAGTGAAAAGCACAGTTCTTAATGTGCTGTTTATGACCATGTTGTCCGTTCGTCTTTCACACTTTGGTATGCAATAGCGAAGAGGCTAACTGCTAAAAATAGCTAACATTAatcaccaaacaacaacaaaaaggtgCTAAGATGAGGATGCAGCATCAAGATTAGGCGACAAGCAAACAACCTTGATCTACAGGAAgttcaataacaacaacagtgacatcGAGTGGTGAAACCAATAAACTACAACATGGGCTAATATAATGGTACGCTATCGTTGGACAGATGACATAATGTTataacaaacacataatgaTGCTGACACTAACAAACTGTTATAAATTAGTAGCTGTTAATTAGAAAGTTATCTAACTCTATATACCAACACTACAGCACCGTAAACTGCTACAGGTGTAGTCTGTGTACCGTTACGGTTTGTGCACTGTTACAGGagtatactgtatactgttaCAGGAGTAGTTTGTAGCTGGTAtaattctctcctcctcatcctcccagTTATCCCCCCTTTCAGAACGATGCTTCATGCCAACCACTATTTTACGGAGGACTTTGCACAAACTCGGTGTAAGACTGAAGTTGTAACTCATGTCTATGTTGGAACTATTTCAGCTGATGCAACCTTTAAAATGTTAGTAATATGTAAACAGTCCTTAGGTAGACATTATCTTCAAACTAGGCTACGTTTGAATTTACGTATAGCTGGCGCAGCCTTTTGCACATGTACAACGAACCATGGTGGCATCTAAGAAGTGCCAGAGGACTGTAACCGAAACTTATTTCACCACCTCGAGGTGAAGCACCCGATCGAGTACGAGGAGAGCCAAAGATCCTGTGAGGAGAGTGGCTGTGAGATCTAAACCAAGCAGACAAACTACATCAGCTCAGCATGGCTGAATCTTTGGCAAGCTGCGCTCCACGTTTTGTCATATTGCCAAGAATAGTATTATCACAGAATTACCCTGATTGTAAGCCCCTGATCAGTGGTTTTCCTTCATTTTAACAGCACCACCACAAACAAAAATCCACTGACCTCCATTGTATTGAAGTGGACGTTGCAAAGATCTCCGACACTGACCGGATCTGCATGTCTAGACACCACTAAGAGAAAGTGAATCTGGCTGAAGCACTCTGACCTCCGCGCCCAGACGTTAACTACATCAGGTGGATGCAGGgcgatggatggatggatggacaaacTGTACTTCCAGGACTTCATTTTCGCTTCTCCAGACACAGACTGCATTTGAATAtcaggtgtaaacagggtctAACATCAGGGCTCCTACACTGTTTCAACAAACACTTGACCAAAGGAAATTCTTCTTCAGTTTGATGTCTccactgtgtctttgtcctctACGTCTTATGTAACATCGCTGGATGACTGAAACCACAGAAGCTGTGGTTCGGACGACATGGTAAGTCTCCCAAACTTGTTGTGCATTTCTAAGCATATAAAGAGCTGAGAATGAGTCTCTGTAGATAAACATCCAGAGTGGTGCAGGAACCCTGAGAGCTGTCATGGGAAGAGTTGTCAGACAGTTCGGtccagctcagctctgcagactgAGGCATCGTCACAGACGTCCTTCAGTGATTCCGTGAGTTGAAGAATCCCACGCTGGTCGGCGACTCCTTCACCGTCACCGTGATGAAGTTGGCCGTGACGTCGGTGACGAACACGTGTTCCAGGAGGCTCCGGGCTGGCCGCCAGTCCGTTTCCGTGTCAGACTCTGTGGCGTCATTTCCGAGGCTGGGCCTGCTGTTGTTTGGATACAGGGAGGCGTCGTGCTCCGATTCGCTGCTGCTGGTCTCGTCCGAGTCGCCGGTGCTGAGCTCGTTCAGACTCCGGTTCTGAGAGCTGAGCCCGTGTTTCCTCTCCTCGTGCCTCCCGCTGCCGTTCCCTCGGCCCGAGCCGCTTCCTGTCAGCTTCTTAGCGTCCGCTAACATCTCCTTCCCCCTGTCGTCTCTGAGCCTCCCCTGGTCTGCACCGCCGCCTGCTGCCAGACCAGCGCGCTGCCCACCGGCGGATGTTAGAGTGTCTTTCATACTACCTACTCCTCCCTTCACAACGATGCTGCCGCCACTCCTCAAGCTAGACCTGGACGCTGCAGCTCCGGCGCCGCTTGTGTTGTTTCCCTGATGGCTGCTGCCAGCTGGCGGCTTGCTGACGCTCTGCAGGTTGAGGGCTCGGAGGCTGAGCGCCTGGTTGGCTCGGTCTCGAGGCGTCGGCGAGGACGACGGTTTGGAGAGGATGGAgttctgctgcttgtgttgaACCAACCCGGTCTGACCTTCCTGCCTCCTCTGGCCCAGCGGCGAGCGCTGGACTGTCTGGCCTCCTCCGAAGCTGCTGTGCAAACCCACCGACCCCGAACCTCCACCTTGTTTCAGCTGAGACATCTTAAACCCGTCACCTCGGCTGCAGCCTGTTTCTGAGATGGAACGCTTCAGCTCCGACAGAGAGTTCTTACTTTGAGGGGACGGACTGGTTTTGTTGTAGGAGGAGCCGGAGGACGGAGACATGGAGCGACTGGTCCAAATGCAGCTGAGGGATCCGGATTTAGAGGCGGCAGTCTGGGAGAAGGAGCTGGCGGAGGTCTGGGAGGCGGAGGCAGCCTCATCTCTGGAGCTCCTGCTCAGCCCTGTGTAGGTGAAGCTGGCCGGCTGCAGAGGTTTCTTCACCCCAGGTCGAGGCTCCTCCCTGGGCGATCTGAGCACCTGGTGGTGgcgtggaggagggggagggggaggaggaggaggcggtcTGCTCTTCGCTTGTCTTAAAGCCCTCAGATCAGGGTGGAGTGGCTTCCTCCCACGCTTATTCTTGCGGGGAGGATCTGGTTTGGCCAGCACGATCTGTGGCCTCTTCTGGGGGACAGGATGGACGCGAGGGCTGGGCTTCGCCTTCTTTGTGTGatcttcatcctctgaggaagaggagcaagcGGATGACGAAaggccagaggaagaggaggacgaggagcgGCTGTCTTTCGCAGCAGCTGGTTCGGGTGGCTAAAAAGATAAACAATAACATGGTTTCAGGCTGCGGCACTTCAAGCGGCTTCAGCACAGATGaaacgctgcagcagagaagaattACCAGAATCTTCCGCGGACGTCCTCTCggcctctttcctttcttctggAACAGAAGCTCCCTCTCTTGTTCTCTAAAAAATATCAACAGTCTTTCacataaaacatgcagatgttgtCCCGTGTTGCTCTGCAGACATTTCAAAAGAAATAGGTGGATAAGTGGCGGTCTTTCCTTTGCATCCACACAGTCTGGCTCTGAATGTAACACATTTTCCTGCTAAATCATCCTGTTgcttcagtttattttcaggCTTTAAGCTCGTAACTGAAGATAGAAAGTTCTGGAAACTTTCCAGTGAGTGGACGTCATGACTTTCATGTTAAACTAAAACTGTTCTTCATTCgacatttacatgcacagttGTTACTATAAACACCTAATGTGATTAACAACTAGTCAgataactttttaaaaagaaatgcaattttTGTTTCTTAAATCACTTTCACCTTTCTCAACATTGGTTTCTTCTCACCAGGTTATCTTTTTGCTTCTATATGAAAACATCCCATAGAGATAATGGGATTATGTGTCTGTTTCCACTAACAAACTATGACCACATCGAAACCAACACACACCTCTTGTGAAATGCTGCCAGAAGCCTCGGGTCcaaaatattttcctctggCTCCCAGCTGTTGTGcctgaaaacatcagaaaactgcTTCAACAGaacatatttagaaaaatcagGTCAAGCTTAAATTAAAGGATTTGggtcatttattttctctttattttatagTTTTAGTGGCTCCGCTTCAGTTTGGGTCCTGGGTGACAACTTAAAACAGCAGCAATTGATTTTTGTGGCCAtttgggggcagcacaacaagctgagACCACAACACAGTTTATAATTTCATATAGCTCATACACAAATCCAGCAGACTCAGAGCAACATGATCACTCCGCTGCAGTCAATTaatgtccacctgatgaatctAAGGACAACAATCACTCTCTTTTATCTCCAGAaactttagctgctaaatgctccactatgttcaccagctggtctgcTTAGCAGGTCGTGTTTGGAGGCTTGTTTGATAAAcggcagcctgctgctgctggacgcAGCACTGAGCATCCgtgggccagaaaaccaaaataatAATGATCCAACAACAACTAAAGAGCTTTGAAGAGCTGAGGGGTGCTACGAGGGCCACTTTTCACACGTCACACAGTCATTTAATCcgttttaatgtgaaaaacatgaaataatgcagctttaaaatgaagttCAGTGGGTTTGAACAATGCTTGGTGTAGCAACATACATTAGGTTGATAAACACATTAAATTTACAACAGAGATTAAACAACAGACATTTATTCTACAACTATTCTGACAATCTAATAATAATTTTCGTATTTTTTAAGCAAAACTCTCGAACTCAGGTTCCTTATGAGGATTTTATTTAACTGTAAACTGAACATTGGAGAGTTTTCGgttgttggtcagacaaaaggagacatttgaaaacacaacTTTACTCTCTGAGGCTTTGTGAtgggctattttattattagattGACTGGAATGTTAAAGGCTAAATAATTAACTGGAAACAGTCATAACTGCAGGCCTAATTTACAACATACAAGGTAGAGACTGGACTACAGAAAGTCACCTGTGCAGCACGAGTCCAGTAACACTGAACACTGTCCAGCTGCACACATGAAGGATATTTGCTGTCAAACTGGCCTGTGACCAGAACAACTGCACGGCTGATGTTAATATGTAAGCCTTTTGACGAGGTGCATGAAAATAACTCGAAAGTTGTGTTATGTTCCGGTTGTGGTTCAGTTTTCATGGATGCAGGTGATCCAGAGGAGCCTGCAGCTTGACTGATGTTCGCATTAGCATCAGCTGCTTGGCGTGAAAACGGAACAGAAAAGCCGAAAAATGAGAGCAGAAATGGCTGCTGCGGCTCCGTGAAGCCACCGACTGTTTATCCGTCAGTGTGTTGAAGGGAAGTCTGCTGTTTTTTACGCCTCCAGAGAGATAAAACCCGACCGTAAACACCGCGGCACTACCAGGCATTGTTTGGTgccatttttcagtgtgttagCGACTGTATGTGTCGTTAGCCGCGGCGGCTAGCGCAAGACGCTAGCTAGCTACTTACTTGGACGACCACCCTCTCCACTTCACCAAATACTCAAACTTGCCCTGtgaaagaggacagaaaatgtcagaagaCACAAGGAAACGAGTCCAGTGAGAAGACGTGTCCCCGCGGAGCCGTAGCGCTGTTTTCTTACCTTTTTCGGCCGTTTGCTGAGGATGCATTCCGCATCGAATACCTGGCCAACTGTGACCCCCTCCATTACTACAGCAGCTCCGAACGAGCAGGGAGCGCATGTTTGACCCCGCACGGCCACCGTAGCTCCTAATTGATCACATGTATAAATGTTAATGATCCATTAAAATAGCCAGTAATAGACTTCATAATAGGccttaaaaataacaaaataaagagAATTGTACCCCTTATAATAATGATGTTGTACTTAATTGTAACAACATTTTGTTGATTCatgtattaatattaatttgAGTGACAGAGGTAAATATGAATTTCTCTGAACAATAAATACCAGCTGATATTTGGTATTAGAGTCTGTTCGTTTTActttctccttctgctcctctacatttatctgacagctatagttactaaATACTTTACAGATTTACATCAAAAACATGTGAGGAGTTTGTAAAATACGAGGTTTTGCTATAAATTTAACTCCTCTCCACTTcgagctatcacccccagcagcccctcactgcagtgagagactgtgagaactgtgaaccactgcacacagTACTTaacacctacacctctacctccacctgcaccttctgtgtacttaacttttaagtacacacattcacttaactaagttatattcttttttactATACTGGCACATTCCATTTTCATTggtcggtacatttcactgtgtatattttattctgcttgtatattttattctgttgcacatttcacttccatattttattgtttattgtttagtatattttattgccttagtatattttaattctgttatatttttaattgctttttcaaatatttttactgcatgtttatttaattttattgtagttatcttaattttattctttctaatcttcttatctttttttactatctgtttctaacatgggggttgcaatgaaaatttaatt contains:
- the LOC121624804 gene encoding chromobox protein homolog 2-like — encoded protein: MEGVTVGQVFDAECILSKRPKKGKFEYLVKWRGWSSKHNSWEPEENILDPRLLAAFHKREQERELLFQKKGKRPRGRPRKILPPEPAAAKDSRSSSSSSSGLSSSACSSSSEDEDHTKKAKPSPRVHPVPQKRPQIVLAKPDPPRKNKRGRKPLHPDLRALRQAKSRPPPPPPPPPPPRHHQVLRSPREEPRPGVKKPLQPASFTYTGLSRSSRDEAASASQTSASSFSQTAASKSGSLSCIWTSRSMSPSSGSSYNKTSPSPQSKNSLSELKRSISETGCSRGDGFKMSQLKQGGGSGSVGLHSSFGGGQTVQRSPLGQRRQEGQTGLVQHKQQNSILSKPSSSPTPRDRANQALSLRALNLQSVSKPPAGSSHQGNNTSGAGAAASRSSLRSGGSIVVKGGVGSMKDTLTSAGGQRAGLAAGGGADQGRLRDDRGKEMLADAKKLTGSGSGRGNGSGRHEERKHGLSSQNRSLNELSTGDSDETSSSESEHDASLYPNNSRPSLGNDATESDTETDWRPARSLLEHVFVTDVTANFITVTVKESPTSVGFFNSRNH